Proteins co-encoded in one Epinephelus moara isolate mb chromosome 13, YSFRI_EMoa_1.0, whole genome shotgun sequence genomic window:
- the LOC126399535 gene encoding PI-PLC X domain-containing protein 1-like isoform X1: MFLMATYSSSAANYCIVEKLRADFELFCAEFEMPKRGKREVTSYCDWMSQLPPQLHDVPLFNLAIPGSHDSMSYDLDMNSSIIEPNGLKRLSKIYCIREIVRRWATTQEETITNQLDAGVRYFDLRVARKPNDTDPTRLYFYHGLYTRTDVETVLRVMNDWAEKHPKEILILALSNFKGFDKNNEDKLHSHLISFIKTLFGAKLRERVSHREIIPTLKRCWDKGTNVIVSYDHPAQQHFELWSKIPYYYGNSMDTTKVEMEIRRVLETARPFQCFFVCGLNLTLPSNVKILLYILRFCDNFANVVQRSLPRLLRWVKQQGRKTPMNIVGSDLVTRDDFVSTIVNLNTLKNVKA; the protein is encoded by the exons atgtttttaatgGCAACCTATTCATCATCAGCTGCAAATTACTGTATTGTTGAGAAATTGAGGGCTGACTTTGAGTTGTTCTGTGCAGAATTTGAGATGCCAAAAAGAGGCAAAAGAGAAGTCACAAGCTACTGTGACTGGATGTCGCAACTGCCACCTCAACTCCACGACGTTCCTCTCTTTAATCTGGCCATACCAG GTAGCCATGACTCAATGAGTTATGACTTGGACATGAACTCCTCTATAATAGAGCCCAACGGCCTGAAAAGACTGAGCAAGATTTACTGTATACGTGAAATAGTGCGCAGATGGGCAACCACTCAG GAGGAGACCATCACAAACCAGCTGGATGCAGGAGTTCGCTACTTTGACCTGAGGGTCGCTCGCAAGCCAAATGACACCGACCCCACCAGGCTTTACTTTTATCATGGGCTGTACACACGCACTGATGTGGAG ACTGTTCTCAGGGTCATGAACGACTGGGCAGAGAAGCACCCCAAAGAGATCCTGATCCTGGCTTTATCCAACTTCAAAGGGTTCGACAAAAATAACGAAGATAAGCTCCACAGCCATCTTATCAGCTTCATCAAGACCTTGTTTGGAGCCAAACTCCGTGAAAGG GTATCACACCGGGAAATCATCCCTACACTGAAGAGGTGCTGGGACAAAGGCACGAACGTTATAGTGTCATATGATCATCCGGCACAACAGCACTTTGAGCTATGGAGTAAAATACCTTATTACTACGGCAACAGTATGGACACCACAAAAGTTGAAATGGAAATTCGGCGGGTTTTGGAAACAGCACGGCCATTTCAGT gtttctttgtgtgtggccTGAACCTGACACTGCCAAGTAATGTCAAGATACTCTTGTACATCCTTCGCTTTTGTGACAACTTTGCCAACGTCGTACAGAGGAGTCTGCCAAGGCTGCTGCGGTGGGTCAAACAGCAAGGTCGCAAAACACCTATGAACATTGTGGGCTCAGACTTGGTGACTCGTGACGACTTCGTCTCAACGATTGTCAATCTCAATACTTTGAAGAATGTGAAAGCATAG
- the LOC126399535 gene encoding PI-PLC X domain-containing protein 1-like isoform X2: MPKRGKREVTSYCDWMSQLPPQLHDVPLFNLAIPGSHDSMSYDLDMNSSIIEPNGLKRLSKIYCIREIVRRWATTQEETITNQLDAGVRYFDLRVARKPNDTDPTRLYFYHGLYTRTDVETVLRVMNDWAEKHPKEILILALSNFKGFDKNNEDKLHSHLISFIKTLFGAKLRERVSHREIIPTLKRCWDKGTNVIVSYDHPAQQHFELWSKIPYYYGNSMDTTKVEMEIRRVLETARPFQCFFVCGLNLTLPSNVKILLYILRFCDNFANVVQRSLPRLLRWVKQQGRKTPMNIVGSDLVTRDDFVSTIVNLNTLKNVKA; the protein is encoded by the exons ATGCCAAAAAGAGGCAAAAGAGAAGTCACAAGCTACTGTGACTGGATGTCGCAACTGCCACCTCAACTCCACGACGTTCCTCTCTTTAATCTGGCCATACCAG GTAGCCATGACTCAATGAGTTATGACTTGGACATGAACTCCTCTATAATAGAGCCCAACGGCCTGAAAAGACTGAGCAAGATTTACTGTATACGTGAAATAGTGCGCAGATGGGCAACCACTCAG GAGGAGACCATCACAAACCAGCTGGATGCAGGAGTTCGCTACTTTGACCTGAGGGTCGCTCGCAAGCCAAATGACACCGACCCCACCAGGCTTTACTTTTATCATGGGCTGTACACACGCACTGATGTGGAG ACTGTTCTCAGGGTCATGAACGACTGGGCAGAGAAGCACCCCAAAGAGATCCTGATCCTGGCTTTATCCAACTTCAAAGGGTTCGACAAAAATAACGAAGATAAGCTCCACAGCCATCTTATCAGCTTCATCAAGACCTTGTTTGGAGCCAAACTCCGTGAAAGG GTATCACACCGGGAAATCATCCCTACACTGAAGAGGTGCTGGGACAAAGGCACGAACGTTATAGTGTCATATGATCATCCGGCACAACAGCACTTTGAGCTATGGAGTAAAATACCTTATTACTACGGCAACAGTATGGACACCACAAAAGTTGAAATGGAAATTCGGCGGGTTTTGGAAACAGCACGGCCATTTCAGT gtttctttgtgtgtggccTGAACCTGACACTGCCAAGTAATGTCAAGATACTCTTGTACATCCTTCGCTTTTGTGACAACTTTGCCAACGTCGTACAGAGGAGTCTGCCAAGGCTGCTGCGGTGGGTCAAACAGCAAGGTCGCAAAACACCTATGAACATTGTGGGCTCAGACTTGGTGACTCGTGACGACTTCGTCTCAACGATTGTCAATCTCAATACTTTGAAGAATGTGAAAGCATAG